Proteins from a genomic interval of Melospiza georgiana isolate bMelGeo1 chromosome 20, bMelGeo1.pri, whole genome shotgun sequence:
- the HSPA5 gene encoding endoplasmic reticulum chaperone BiP produces MRLLLLTLLALGAVWADDEEKKEDVGTVVGIDLGTTYSCVGVFKNGRVEIIANDQGNRITPSYVAFTPEGERLIGDAAKNQLTSNPENTVFDAKRLIGRTWNDPSVQQDIKYLPFKVVEKKAKPHIQVDVGGGQTKTFAPEEISAMVLTKMKETAEAYLGKKVTHAVVTVPAYFNDAQRQATKDAGTIAGLNVMRIINEPTAAAIAYGLDKREGEKNILVFDLGGGTFDVSLLTIDNGVFEVVATNGDTHLGGEDFDQRVMEHFIKLYKKKTGKDVRKDNRAVQKLRREVEKAKRALSSQHQARIEIESFFEGEDFSETLTRAKFEELNMDLFRSTMKPVQKVLEDSDLKKSDIDEIVLVGGSTRIPKIQQLVKEFFNGKEPSRGINPDEAVAYGAAVQAGVLSGDQDTGDLVLLDVCPLTLGIETVGGVMTKLIPRNTVVPTKKSQIFSTASDNQPTVTIKVYEGERPLTKDNHLLGTFDLTGIPPAPRGVPQIEVTFEIDVNGILRVTAEDKGTGNKNKITITNDQNRLTPEEIERMVNDAEKFAEEDKKLKERIDARNELESYAYSLKNQIGDKEKLGGKLSSEDKETIEKAVEEKIEWLESHQDGDIEDFKAQKKELEEVVQPIVSKLYGSAGPPPGEEEAAEKDEL; encoded by the exons ATGAGGCTTCTGCTGCTGACGCTGCTGGCGCTGGGCGCCGTCTGGGCGGACGAcgaggagaagaaggaggacgTGGGCACGGTGGTGGGCATCGACCTGGGCACCACCTACTCCTG CGTGGGCGTCTTCAAGAACGGGCGCGTGGAAATCATCGCCAATGACCAGGGGAACCGCATCACACCGTCCTACGTGGCCTTCACCCCCGAGGGGGAGCGCCTGATCGGGGATGCTGCCAAGAACCAGCTCACGTCCAACCCGGAGAACACCGTATTCGATGCCAAGCGGCTCATTGGCCGCACGTGGAACGACCCCTCCGTGCAGCAGGACATCAAGTACCTGCCCTTCAAG GTAGTTGAGAAGAAAGCCAAGCCCCATATTCAGGTTGACGTTGGAGGTGGACAGACAAAAACATTTGCTCCTGAAGAAATTTCTGCAATGGTCCTGACGAAGATGAAGGAAACAGCAGAGGCTTACTTGGGGAAGAAA gtgaCCCACGCTGTTGTCACGGTGCCAGCCTACTTCAATGATGCCCAGCGCCAGGCCACCAAGGACGCGGGCACCATCGCGGGGCTCAACGTGATGCGCATCATCAACGAGCC AACAGCTGCTGCCATTGCTTATGGACTGGacaagagagagggagagaagaacaTCCTTGTATTCGACCTGGGCGGTGGAACTTTTGATGTGTCCCTCCTCACAATTGACAACGGAGTCTTTGAAGTTGTGGCTACTAATGGAGACACTCACCTGGGTGGAGAAGACTTTGACCAGCGTGTTATGGAGCACTTCATCAAGCTCTACAAGAAGAAAACTGGCAAAGATGTTAGGAAGGATAACAGAGCTGTGCAGAAGCTGAGGCGGGAGGTGGAGAAGGCCAAGAGAGCTTTGTCATCTCAGCACCAGGCCAGGATTGAAATAGAGTCCTTCTTTGAAGGAGAAGATTTTTCGGAGACACTCACTCGAGCCAAGTTTGAGGAGCTGAACATG GACCTGTTCCGTTCCACTATGAAGCCTGTTCAGAAAGTCCTGGAAGATTCTGACCTGAAGAAGTCTGATATTGATGAGATTGTCTTGGTTGGTGGATCAACTCGCATCCCCAAGATCCAGCAGCTCGTTAAAGAGTTCTTCAATGGGAAGGAGCCTTCTCGTGGCATTAACCCAGACGAGGCTGTGGCCTATGgtgcagctgtgcaggctgGAGTGCTCTCTGGGGACCAGGATACAG GTGACTTGGTGTTGCTCGATGTGTGTCCCCTGACTCTTGGCATTGAGACCGTTGGAGGTGTCATGACCAAGCTGATCCCAAGAAACACCGTTGTTCCCACCAAGAAGTCTCAGATCTTCTCCACAGCTTCTGACAACCAGCCAACTGTGACCATCAAGGTCTATGAAG GTGAGCGTCCCCTGACCAAGGACAACCATCTCCTGGGCACCTTTGATCTGACGGGAATCCCTCCTGCCCCTCGTGGTGTGCCCCAGATCGAGGTCACCTTTGAAATCGACGTGAACGGGATCCTCCGTGTCACGGCTGAGGACAAGGGCACCGGCAACAAGAACAAGATCACCATCACCAATGACCAGAACAGGCTGACACCAGAGGAGATCGAGAGGATGGTCAACGATGCTGAGAAGTTTGCTGAGGAAGACAAGAAGCTGAAGGAGCGCATCGATGCCCGGAATGAGCTGGAAAGTTACGCCTATTCCCTGAAGAACCAGATTGGGGACAAGGAGAAGCTGGGTGGGAAGCTGTCCTCTGAGGACAAGGAAACAATAGAGAAAGCAGTGGAGGAAAAGATCGAGTGGCTGGAAAGCCATCAGGATGGGGACATAGAAGATTTCAAAGCACAaaagaaggagctggaggaggtggTTCAGCCCATTGTGAGCAAGCTGTACGGCAGCGCCGGCCCCCCGCCCGGCGAGGAGGAGGCGGCAGAGAAGGACGAGTTGTAG
- the PPP6C gene encoding LOW QUALITY PROTEIN: serine/threonine-protein phosphatase 6 catalytic subunit (The sequence of the model RefSeq protein was modified relative to this genomic sequence to represent the inferred CDS: deleted 1 base in 1 codon) encodes MAPLDLDKYVEIARLCKYLPENDLKVRPRRRGRDGRGGPGPGWALPGGPERAVPVVPALTPTLPRSVPQRLCDYVCDLLLEESNVQPVSTPVTVCGDIHGQFYDLCELFRTGGQVPDTNYIFMGDFVDRGYYSLETFTYLLALKAKWPDRITLLRGNHESRQITQVYGFYDECQTKYGNANAWRYCTKVFDMLTIAALIDEQILCVHGGLSPDIKTLDQIRTIERNQEIPHKGAFCDLVWSDPEDVDTWAISPRGAGWLFGAKVTNEFVHINNLKLICRAHQLVHEGYKFMFDEKLVTVWSAPNYCYRCGNIASIMVFKDVNTREPKLFRAVPDSERVIPPRTTTPYFL; translated from the exons ATGGCGCCGCTGGACCTGGACAAGTACGTGGAGATCGCGCGGCTCTGCAAGTACCTGCCCGAGAACGACCTCAAGGTgcggccgcggcggcggggccgggac ggccggggcgggccggggccgggatGGGCGCTGCCGGGCGGGCCGGAGCGGGCGGTGCCGGTGGTCCCGGCGCTGACCCCGACCCTGCCCCGCTCCGTCCCGCAGCGCCTCTGTGACTATGTCTGTgacctgctgctggaggagtcCAACGTCCAGCCCGTGTCTACGCCCGTCACCGTCTGCGGGGACATCCACGGGCAG TTCTATGACCTGTGCGAGCTGTTCCGGACCGGCGGGCAGGTCCCCGACACCAACTACATCTTCATG GGGGACTTTGTAGACCGAGGGTATTACAGCCTCGAGACGTTCACGTACCTCCTTGCACTAAAAGCCAAGTGGCCTGACCGTATCACGCTGCTGCGAGGCAACCACGAGAGCAGGCAGATCACCCAGGTGTACGGGTTCTACG ACGAGTGCCAAACCAAATACGGGAACGCGAACGCCTGGAGATACTGCACCAAAGTGTTTGACATGCTCACAATAGCAGCT TTGATAGACGAGCAGATCCTGTGTGTGCACGGGGGCCTCTCCCCAGACATCAAGACCCTGGACCAGATCCGGACCATCGAGCGCAACCAGGAGATCCCTCACAAAGGCGCCTTCTGCGACCTGGTGTGGTCAGACCCCGAGGACGTGGACACGTGGGCCATCAGCCCCCGTGGGGCAGGCTGGCTCTTCGGGGCCAAGGTCACCAACGAG TTTGTTCACATCAACAACCTGAAGCTGATCTGCAGAGCGCACCAGCTCGTCCACGAAGGATACAAATTCATGTTTGATGAGAAGTTGGTAACGGTATGGTCAGCTCCCAACTACTGCTACCGCTGCGGGAACATCGCGTCCATCATGGTCTTTAAAGATGTAAATACAAGAGAACCAAAGTTATTCCGCGCAGTTCCAGACTCAGAGCGTGTCATTCCTCCCAGGACAACCACGCCGTACTTCCTCTGA
- the RABEPK gene encoding rab9 effector protein with kelch motifs has protein sequence MAPRALPLLQPGRRPRPGQWYRLSPRGERPRGRVGLGCLLLPGRVLLLGGADPAGAFADAHFVELAPLRWVPAGWRGLRPRYEHATMLPAAGPPRLWVFGGAHPAGNRGCVQVLDPEIGTWESPAVRGQQPQPRTFHTSSAAIGARLFVFGGGDKGAEPVKDQRLHVFDTATLAWSQPETRGDPPSPRHGHAVVAVGTKLFIHGGLAGDVFYNDLFCIDTNDMRWEKIPATGDVPGGRASHSSAAFQEHVYIFGGIGPDGTLDTTYKYHTGRQHWTLLQFESPLPSGRLDHAMCVIPWQAGAHGDTGGTPAGTEPPVAAADRAEPLQQGLPEGCAEDTSVHLLFVFGGMDTQGHIHRDCLVTLID, from the exons ATGGCGCCGCGGGCGCTGCCGCTGCTGCAGCcggggcggcggccgcgcccGGGACAGTG GTACCGGCTGAGCCCGCGCGGGGagcggccccgcggccgcgTGGGACTcggctgcctcctcctgcccgGCCGCGTCCTGCTGCTGGGCGGTGCCGACCCCGCCGGGGCCTTCGCGGACGCGCATTTCGTGGAGCTGG CCCCGCTGCGCTGGGTCCCCGCCGGCTGGCGCGGACTGAGGCCGCGCTACGAGCACGCCACCATGCTGCCCGCCGCTGGCCCCCCGCGCCTCTGGGTTTTCGGTGGAGCGCACCCCGCCGGGAACCGCGGCTGCGTTCAGGTGCTGGACCCCG AAATAGGAACGTGGGAGAGCCCTGCGGTGAGGGGGCAGCAGCCGCAGCCTCGGACATTCCACACGTCCTCGGCCGCCATCGGGGCCCGGCTGTTCGTGTTCGGGGGTGGAGACAAGGGAGCGGAGCCGGTGAAGGACCAGCGGCTGCACGTGTTCGACACAG CCACCCTGGCCTGGTCCCAGCCAGAGACTCGTGGTGATCCCCCTTCCCCTCGGCACGGACATGCTGTGGTTGCAGTTGGGACCAAACTCTTCATCCACGGAGGTTTAGCTGGAGATGTTTTTTACAATGACCTGTTCTGCATTGACACGA ATGACATGAGATGGGAGAAGATCCCAGCCACTGGGGATGTCCCTGGAGGAAGGGCATCCCACTCCTCGGCAGCATTCCAGGAGCACGTGTACATTTTTGGTGGAATAGGTCCAGATGGGACGCTGGATACTACTTACAAGTATCACACAG GAAGGCAGCACTGGACGCTCCTGCAGTTTGAGTCTCCCCTGCCCAGCGGGAGGCTGGACCACGCCATGTGTGTCATTCCCTGGCAGGCTGGGGCACACGGGGACACAGGAGGGAccccagctgggacagagccccctgtggcagcagctgacaGAGCTGAGCCCCTCCAGCAGGGCCTGCCAGAGGGCTGTGCTGAAGACACCTCTGTCCATctgctgtttgtgtttgggggcatggACACCCAGGGGCACATACACAGGGACTGCCTGGTCACCCTCATTGACTAG
- the ARPC5L gene encoding LOW QUALITY PROTEIN: actin-related protein 2/3 complex subunit 5-like protein (The sequence of the model RefSeq protein was modified relative to this genomic sequence to represent the inferred CDS: inserted 1 base in 1 codon; substituted 1 base at 1 genomic stop codon) yields the protein MARSTLSSRFRRLDIDQYDENRFVEEPEEAAAAEPDASPEVEALLRQYPXGPGGPGVPGSGRDRARAGAGAALRVPRVPVXVLDRRRTGEALRAFHTAIRSSPGNTRSQAMKEQAQGTMLKVLTSFKSSEIEQAVNSLDRNGVDLLMKYIYKGFEKPTENSSAILLQWHEKALAVGGLGSIIRVLTARKTV from the exons ATGGCGCGGAGCACGCTCTCGTCCCGCTTCCGCCGCCTCGACATCGACCAGTACGACGAGAACCGCTTCGTGGAGGAGCccgaggaggcggcggcggccgagCCCGATGCCAGCCCCGAGGTGGAAGCGCTGCTCAGGCAATATC TTGGGCCGGGGGGGCCGGGAGTGCCGGGCAGCGGCCGCGATCGCGCTCGGGCCGGGGCCGGAGCCGCGCTGCGCGTCCCGCGCGTCCCGGTTTGAGTCCTTGACCGCCGCCGCACAGGCGAGGCGCTGCGGGCCTTCCACACGGCCATCCGCAGCTCCCCGGGCAACACCAGGAGCCAGGCGATGAAG GAGCAGGCCCAGGGAACGATGCTTAAAGTCCTCACCTCTTTTAAAAGCAGTGAAATAGAACAAGCGGTGAATTCCTTAGACAGAAACGGTGTTGATTTGTTAATGAAGTACATTTATAAAGGATTTGAAAAGCcaacagaaaacagcagtgcAATATTACTTCAGTGGCATGAAAAG GCACTGGCAGTAGGAGGCCTGGGCTCCATAATAAGAGTTCTCACAGCAAGAAAGACTGTGTAA